Genomic DNA from Phyllopteryx taeniolatus isolate TA_2022b chromosome 10, UOR_Ptae_1.2, whole genome shotgun sequence:
AACGGCGGTGCGAGCTGACGTCCATGACGCCTCTATCAACCCTGTTGTGAGTAGGCGACAATAGCACAAAAGGATGAAAAGTAAAGATATTTGGGGAGCCGGCAGCGAGCGCTAGCGAAGGGTTGGCCAGCACGGGACGTCTACAtttaaaacttctttttttttcttttttttttactttcactttctTAATTTGTTTTACCCTAGTTACATGGTTTAAGCCAGCAGGTGGCAGTAAAGTCTTATAGAGGGCATATTAAGGCCCGTCGACTTTTTAATGGTATACAAATACCGATGGTTGTTAGTTTCCAAAAATTGTACTgaagtaataataatgttactttagaataatataacTGAAGTAGAAtttagtcctccaaataattaacTGAGTAAGCGTAAGTATGCAGTGAataaattactcaagtactgagtaactggtaacttctgatttattattaaatagCGCATGCacgtcaaatagacaaaaataaaaaactggaaATTTTACACTCATATATTGCCCTAAAATAtcaatttgaaactttttttgaaTACCTAATATAAACTAGGCGACACGGTGTATGACTGGTAAGCagatcagcctcacagttctgaggaccggtgttcaaatcccggccccgccgttgtggagtttgcatgttgcctgcatgggttttctccgggcactcaggtttcctcccacatccccaaaaaacatgcagggtaggttaattgaagactctaaattgcccggaggtgtgaatgtgagtgcgaatgtgagtgcgaatggttgttttcttctatgtgccctgctgttggctggcaaccagttcagggcgtaccccgcctctcgcccgaagatagctgggataggctccagcacgcctgcgaccctagtgaggataagcggaacggaagatgaatgaataatataaaCTAAGACAGACTCCGTCACAGTAATAACTTTGTTTACACACCTGCAGAATAGACTCACCAGAGATTATTTACTTATTGATTGTTAACTACTATATTTAACTTATATTTAACTATATTTAACACCAACCTTTATCAGCAATGCTGACATCTGTTCCATTAttcattccattccattccattaaAACGTGTGTTCTTCCAATTTACACGTTTTTACCTTCAGTGCTGTGCAAACATTGCAGATTTCTTTTCTGCCTGCTTCTTCTCAAGCATTGGGTGAGTCTGATTGGGTCGGACAAACTGCAATTTGCATTCACGTGCTGTGGTTGACGTGCTGGTTTTATACATTTTGCAATCGCAGATCAAGATAGcctttttgtatgtttgtaaaGTTTCGAGCGGAGTTCATGTTggctgaaatgtggacatttttaggcaaagacaaaatatatacCCCTTATCCGTACTCCACAggtgagatggagcctatctgtaaggcatacatgcaaatcagtcgccttttggcgaaattcACCGTTTTGAAGTCAAAATAGGctatttacgtgaatcgtatagatccgatgagttttttcTGGGTGGGGGGGTTGCTGTCGCTgttgtcataggctgtttcgtactccttgaacgctgacAGCTAGCAGTAACGGTACTTTttctccgttacaatgatctaaatgtcggtcgctgcttttattgatcaattattgcttattaatcaactatttcgtgcgcgagactaagACTTCGGACTTCCGGATCGGGCGCTGTTTGTGCCAATACAATTTAAGCGCTGGTGACGATTAAGTGTAGTTCAcaaatcaaacgacacaaaaaaaatcacatgacctcacacaacgtcttctattgggccataggtattaacactagataagccagcccggctgatcgtcgtgcctaaattgcggccattttgggaaggtcatcatgaccatgaaggcaacggcgagCTACTCGCGTTTACATtcagacgaacaaaaacaacagctttcatgtattatagtatttgtctggcactgtctgcccaaatgtagATATtacagctcacttataacttgagaaaacaccatgcagtaaatttgagatgttttgttgtagttttgactgtgcataaacacgcacacacacagcaatatcagaatttgcacattcatattttattctgtaatttattttagatttttttaattgatgttcacgctgtggttaaaaaatcagaattgactcactatttactcagtacttgagtaattatttcactgtgtactttttactcttaagaaattttttggaggacaactttttacttttacttgagtcacattattgtcaagtaacagtacacttaggtacaatgtttggctactctacccactgGAGCGAACATCCTCCactgctactcttacgtttaagcaacatttttgctcatcagatcagccagtgtcgtatttgttacactagtatttttgcattgaggtgctgcgggtcatgGTCCAggttgcggtcccagcggaaccgcgaaacacatgtaacatcggcgacaagagctgatccgctagtacagcTTGTATTCATTAGGAaatgcgcctacaattatctaattcgtatacggatgttaatgttacatttactaagcgacggagcgatgttagggattatgtcacaacacagaatgaacttcaaattcagaaatggacaataaaaactgaaaaatattgttcTTAATATTTtgctggaggatgcatttgggattagcctttgaagttggtaatagtgaaaaattaagtgaaacaatgattttagtccattcttttccagaatgagagtgcttaaagaggaggatcctattcatgtggcacatctTGAAGCTGGCATcaagtgcaggtggagatgggcctggctggaggttggaggccaaaacaaaaaaagcaaagaaatgaggcaaattcaattttaaccttaaatttgtacatcaaaatgtacttgagcggtgtaaataaatgtttttctgcatgaagaaaatgagtttattttgctttagtgtactcttcagagtcttccagattgcttaatttatgtaaaataaaaataaattctctGCGTGGGCCCAGGGATCCCCCCCGGTTCCCCCctacaattatttttgttgctgttgttgtcacctttttcatgccttaggtgtttgcatgtctggtaaggtaaatatgtcattttcaaaattaGCTTCTGTGTGCTAGCCTCAACACGATATCATAAGCACTGACCTAATACTGACTTTACCACCTAAATTTTCATATGTGTTCCATGAAACTGTATTaaattattcccaacagtcttaTTTTCTTCCTTCATAGTGTTTCTCTTGGACACACTGCTTCCGGTGTCTGTATTGGGatgttgcattattattattattatttttgttttttttagtggccttttattgtgggctgCCTAACACACCTATGCAATAATCAATAATGCATCCTGATTTGCCACACCTGTGAGTTTgatggggcagcacggtggatgactggttagcacatctccctcacagttctgaggactggggttcaaatctggcctcgcctgtgtgcagttttcatttttctccccgtgcctacatgggttttctccaggtactccggtttcctcccatatcccaaaaacatccatggtaggttgattgaagactctaaattgtcagtaggtgtcaatgtgagtgcgaatggttggtgtaccccgcctctcgcccagagtcagctgggataggcagcagcacactggtgaggataagcggtgcggaaaatggatggatgggtgtgagTTGGATGGAGCAAAAAAGTGCTCCCACAAATTAGATTTGTAAACAATATATGAGAGAAATAGGCCTGATGTGTACATAGAAAAAGTCAGAGTTTTGaattcagctcatgaaaaatgggagcaaaaacaaaagtgttgcatttatatttttgttcagtgtagttGAGACTGGATCAACAATTGCTCTGCTAGTTGTAACCACGTGGAGTGAAATCCATTTTGCTTCAGTTGCGTCAAGacacaattaatcaacaacgtCCATCTCTAATATTCACTATTAATTACCCTGGACTTAAGGTTTAGGTACATTTCAGTTTTAAAACACAAGTTTTAAAGTGTCAGAATCCTATCAATTTGGGTTAATAGCACGATGCAAGATGGGACAGTGGAGCTGTGGTCTGATGTCAATTAGTACACATTTTTGTCTGCTCTTCATGCATAATTTCTAGCTGGGCATTTTTTCTCTCTGCATGTACAGCAATTACAAGTAAAATTTTTACTTCTCTTGTTCTAGGTTTCATTTGGGGAGAAAGAATCAACCCAGACCTGTCCAGAAGTTAAGttgcatgaaaaacaaacagactTCAATGTGAACACTTTGAagaaggccaaacaagaggagGAAAATGTACCTAAAAGAACATTGAAAGACAACACTTCAAATGAACGTCATTTACATAGACACAAATCATCAAAGGAGGACTGTGGGGAGTTGAAGCCAACTTTGGAAGTGCTATCTATTCAGTTCAAACCGGAACTTAGTTACAGAGTACATGTACCAAATAAACTGCACTTTCTGGAAATGGGAGTAACAGAAGGCACACATTCAGGACAGAAAGCTTCTCTTGGTTTAAATGACGATGCCACTCGGACGTTACCGTATCCTGGACAACTACAGGGAACTCATGTAGACAAAATGGATGACGCGTCTTCATCGAGGCCCGTCCTCTCTTTATGGCAAGGGACAGAAGATGTGACTGATGCAAAGTCACACAGGTCTGATCATCTGACCCAGAGCATTCCTGTTGACTCTCTATGGTCTAAAAGTGAGGACTTGGAAGACTTTTGGTCCGGTGGAGATGAAGCAGATAGAGACAGTCCAACATATTTCATGTGGCAAGGGGAAAGTGATGGAGAAGGGAATCCTGAAGTTGAATTCAGGGGGGCCAGTCAGAATGAAAGGAATTTTGTGTGCCCAGATACGTTCCAGAGATTAATGGATGGATTAGCACATACCCTGGTTGGAACCATTTGTTACATTTTCAGGGTCCGACATTAACGGTGGCCCGGGGCCACAACGTCGTCGTGTCAGGCCACCACTATGTATAGACACTGGCCCGCTCAGGCCAGTACAAATTTTTAAGTCACTGAAAAATTTCTCCTGCCAAAAATAGCCCAAAACTGGATTTTCAGTGTCGGTCTGAAATTCTTTTATCACCGAAACATCTCGTCCAagacaggatgttgtgatgaaGTAAAGAGAAACTGCAACCAGCACACCCAACTGGATAAACAGGCACGCATTCGGGTTAGCCTCAAGACGATAGCCGAAGCTAACGCCACTAGCCACATACAGTAGCTCGTACTTCGCAGCGTGTAGAATGTTAACCTGCCTTCCATGAGTGTTCTTTAAGATGTTTATTTACGCCCCCAACTTATTGGAGtctactgtaaaactaaactccttgtctgctttcacatctgcctttcaTAGCAAGAAACAGCGACATTTTGagattctgcattttttttaatattcttgtttttactttatttcattcatgaaaatgttttttcaattttagtttatttttttcattttcgttTTACGATGATTGTCATTGCCCTAAAAgcaattgtactaataatttcttaaaggggcttaaataatacagtagaaAGAcgctaaatatgaaataatcactaaaacCTAACGTATTATATGAATATATGGGAACAGTACAAGTTCTGACACggccaccactcaaaaaggTTTAACGTCGGACCCtgcatttttctattttaattcaCTTGATCTGCACCCAATACACATAGGCTTATCTTTTATGCCTTCTTTCTAGATGCCTGAGAAAAATGTGAACTGTGACACTTCTAAGGTGGAATGCCAGCAAAGGCTCAGCCTAGTTTATATCACCATGGACGAAAACTACCATGAAGGCACTTTGCATGTTTTGTCGGACCTCCTCCATCCTGGCTACTGTCCTCCCAAGGATGTCATGTCCCACCTGCTAAGTGGCATCCTGCT
This window encodes:
- the simc1 gene encoding uncharacterized protein simc1 isoform X3; protein product: MKTVIVISSDSDSDEDDSGVEFVRSYSVTKTESKTAVRADVHDASINPVVSFGEKESTQTCPEVKLHEKQTDFNVNTLKKAKQEEENVPKRTLKDNTSNERHLHRHKSSKEDCGELKPTLEVLSIQFKPELSYRVHVPNKLHFLEMGVTEGTHSGQKASLGLNDDATRTLPYPGQLQGTHVDKMDDASSSRPVLSLWQGTEDVTDAKSHRSDHLTQSIPVDSLWSKSEDLEDFWSGGDEADRDSPTYFMWQGESDGEGNPEVEFRGASQNERNFVCPDTFQRLMDGLAHTLMPEKNVNCDTSKVECQQRLSLVYITMDENYHEGTLHVLSDLLHPGYCPPKDVMSHLLSGILLDPLCQHHLCVQAWNLLMMAQRHHLADKNTVPWSWEMVTSVMSSQDKKSNHQPEVVRMLLEYIVQTLEDDFSYRKSTSELHHSIAKATLSCNQLFPQVQDVIKWLFSAIIKSTESGESSAAARERDEHIRIVSILQRILCLALEADRTPALSAPKLSQELFFTLISTEPLRAQRLLLLNSLQSNLLRWKLLEHLLDYACPLKTPVPMSLSRLLHFLENCTLAADPTDNGERWKKWEELVQHLWMLLVSYNTTMKERKVKTATGNVKKMQRKLHPVVS